One Pseudomonas sp. B21_DOA genomic window, AGTTTCAGGAGGTGCGCACTGACAAAGCGGTCATAAGCGCGCAAGTCAGGGACGACCACTTGCAAGAGGAAATCCGATTCGCCGGACACCAGAAATGCTGAGACCACCTCTGGCAGCGCAGTAACAGCGGCATAAAAAGCCTCGGCACGTTCTTCGTTGTGCCGCTCGACCTTGACCCCGACAAACACCGTCAGCCCCAGCCCGACTTCATCGCGATCGAGATTGGCCTGGTAGCCTCGAATCACCCCCGCCTCTTCCAGCATGCGCACCCGGCGCAGACACGGCGAAGCCGACAGGCCGATTTCCTCCGCCAGCTCGACATTGCTCAAGCGGCCGTTGCGTTGCAGCGCGGCGAGAATCTTGCGGTCATAGGCGTCGAGTTTCATCTTTGGCAGATCCCGATAGTCTGGCGATGTAAAATCAGCAGGTTATGCCAAAAACGCCACGGTTTGAAGCCGACTACGCAAGCACCTGCCCTGCTCTCTCGCTCTAGACTGGCCGAAGTAAATCGACATCGAAAAGGGGTGTGATGTGGCAAGTCTGTGGCTGTTTATCCTGACGCTGGCTGTGGTTCTGCTACTGCCGGGACCGGACATGATCCTGCTGTTGCAAACCGGTGCGCGGCAAGGTCGAGGTGCGGCGCTGGCCACAGCGCTGGGCCTGGCCATCGCCCGTGCCTGTCACGTGGCACTGGCGGCATTGGGCCTGGCGGCGCTGTTCAAAACCGCACCGTGGACGTTTGATGTGGTGCGCATCGCGGGTGCGGCGTATCTGCTGTGGATCGGCATTCAATGTTTTCGCAGCTCACTGGTTCCGAACCTGCAAACAGGAGAAGCGACGCCTACCGAGGATCAGTGGCGCCAAGCGATCCGGCGCGGCCTGCTGACCAACCTGCTCAACCCCAAGGCATTGCTGTTCTGCTCGGTACTGTTGCCACAGTTTATCGTCAGCGACGGCGCGCCGGTGCTGACACAGTTCGCCGTGCTCGGCCTGGTGCTGGTCAGCGTCGGGCTGCTGTTCGACAGTGTTGTCGCCATGACCGGCGCGGCACTGGGCCGTTGGCTGCAACACAGTCCGACCGCCCAGCGCATTCAGCAATGGCTGTTCGGCAGCCTGTTGATTGGTTTTGCCGTGCGCCTGAGCTTCATTCAGCAGGCTTAAGCCTTGCGTACCTTGCGCTGACGACGGGTAATGAGCAGTAACGCGATGGCCGTGACCACGACGAAGACGCCAATCTGCACCGGCCACTTGTACGGCCGCAGTGTTTCACGCACGGCATCGGTCACCTGGGTGACGTAGCGCTTGTCAGCATTCTCGAAGTCCGGGTAAGGACATTGATTACCGAAGTCCACCGCCCACAGCACATAAGGACCTTCCTTGACGTAGCGCTGGTACAGCGCACTCTGGTCTTCAAGGCTGCTGTTCCAGCCGGCCGCGTTGCACAACACCGCCGCAAACGCCTGACTGGTGTGCGGCAGGTTATCGGCGGCGCGACTGGCCAATGCCGTAGCGACAAAACGATAGTGATAACGCTGATCCGGTTGCGCGGCGCTGGCCTGCTGGCGCTGCACTTCCGCCGTGGAAATCAGCGGGCCGACATCCAGCTTCGTGCTCTCCAGCGTGTAATTGCCGCCGAAGGTGGCGTAATCAGGCGCCATCTCATAACCGAGGATGTCCATGCCCCACTCCCGGGCCGTCCATGCGGCGTTGTACAACGCACTGGCGCGTTTGCTCGGCCACCACGCCGACTCGGCCTTGAGCCGTTGCTCGCCATACAGCCTGGCCTTGTGCTGCAGTTCGTCACTGGCGAAATAAGCGACCGCTTCCTCGTAACGCCCCTCACGCAGCAAGCGCCGACCGAGCAGATTGCGCAGATTGGCGGCCGCCGACAGCGGCACATAGTTGTCGCGCTCCTGTTGGGTCAATGGCGGCGGCGCCGGCACGTTCTCATCGATATAACGCTTGAGCTCATCGACCGTCAGCACGCGCTCGGCAACTGTCGCGGCATCGAACCA contains:
- a CDS encoding LysE family translocator; amino-acid sequence: MASLWLFILTLAVVLLLPGPDMILLLQTGARQGRGAALATALGLAIARACHVALAALGLAALFKTAPWTFDVVRIAGAAYLLWIGIQCFRSSLVPNLQTGEATPTEDQWRQAIRRGLLTNLLNPKALLFCSVLLPQFIVSDGAPVLTQFAVLGLVLVSVGLLFDSVVAMTGAALGRWLQHSPTAQRIQQWLFGSLLIGFAVRLSFIQQA